One window of the Thermasporomyces composti genome contains the following:
- a CDS encoding NAD-glutamate dehydrogenase, whose protein sequence is MTATGVHKREDEKAALLAEAVKVAEQSRSRGALSVAQAEALLSAYYRHVAPEDLLGRDPVDVYGAACSHYRLAATRIRGTAAVRVFTPTVEEHGWSSSHTVVEVITDDMPFLVDSVTMELSRQGRGIHLVIHPQLTVRRDVTGRLLEVVGSVGGERSELLADEAGELVQESWIHVEIDRETEVAELEKIASNLRRVLSDVREAVEDWPKLHARAMEIVHELEESPPPLPEREIEEAKELLTWLADNHFTFLGYREYVLRTEDDDTVLRAVPGSGLGILRTDPRSATSFRQMPPDVRAKAREKKLLIITKANSRATVHRPAYLDYIGIKTFGPDGEVVGERRFLGLFTSAAYTQSVLRIPVLRGKTTEVLARAGFSPDSHAGRELLDILETYPRDELFQVTVDELLPTVLGILSLQERRMLRVFTRRDPYGRYVSCLVYLPRDRFSTQVRLRLQDLLLEAYNGESIDFSLRFSESVLARLHFVVRVPRGATIPEVDVAELERRLASATRTWVDDFAEALDDQVGEEAAARLFRKYAEAFPVGYRDDFPARTAVADLRRLEELPPTGGFSVSLYEPVDAAADERRFKIYRTGSPLSLSDVLPRLSRMGVEVVDERPYPIEAADGTRAWIYDFGLVYRGPVDVPPSALRELFQDAFTAVWSGRAESDGFNALVLRAGLTWRQVSVLRAYAKYMRQAGSTFSQDYIEDALTANVELAKLLIELFETRFDPALELDARAREERSAQVTKRIAEALDSVASLDQDRIIRSFLTLITTTTRTNYYQRDADGEPKSYLSFKFDPRNNPDLPHPRPRFETWVYSPRVEGVHLRFGPVARGGLRWSDRREDFRSEVLELAKAQMVKNTVIVPVGAKGGFFCKELPDPSDRDAWMAEGIACYTTFIRGLLDVTDNLRHGQVIPPPDVVRHDGDDAYLVVAPDKGTARFSDVANEVAKSYDFWLGDAFASGGSTGYDHKAMGITAKGAWVSVQRHFREMGRDCQNEDFTCVGIGDMSGDVFGNGMLCSRHIRLVAAFDHRHIFLDPNPDPEASYEERRRLFELPRSSWDDYRRDLISEGGGVYPRTAKSIPVTPQVRAALGIAGDVTSMTPHEMIRAILTAPVDLLWNGGIGTYVKASSESHADVGDKANDAVRVNGIDLRAACVGEGGNLGFTQLGRIEYASNGGRINTDFIDNSAGVDTSDHEVNIKILLDELIRDGELTVKQRNDLLAQMTDEVAALVLNDNYQRNVALQNAAAVAPNMLQVHADWIRRLEKRGVLDRELAGLPSAKQLRERQAQGRGLTTPELATLMSYTTIALADELLESTLPDDPYLRAELEAYFPTPIRERFGHRLDGHPLRREIIVTQVVNRLVNVAGITFYPRLSLETGAPAETLTRAHVAAREIFGVDEILRDIERLDNKVDAGVQVRMRLEARTIAERASRWLVQNRRPPLDIAGCVEYFTDPVRRLTAVLPEVLTGRERTLFEGRRDALLASGVPKDLAVRVAVLPPAYAGLGIVEVANRTGADVVEVARVHFTLGERLQLGRLLERILALPRHDRWQATARAALRDDFHSVHAQLTLNALAVSSTNATAEERVAAWEERNAALVARTRSTLAEIVESDVADLARLSVALRVVRRLLPTAT, encoded by the coding sequence ATGACCGCCACCGGCGTGCACAAGCGGGAGGATGAGAAGGCCGCGCTTCTCGCAGAGGCGGTGAAGGTCGCCGAGCAGAGCCGGTCCCGAGGCGCGTTGTCCGTCGCCCAGGCCGAGGCGCTGCTGTCCGCTTACTACCGGCATGTCGCGCCGGAGGATCTCCTCGGTCGCGACCCGGTCGACGTCTACGGCGCCGCGTGCAGCCATTACCGTCTGGCCGCCACGAGGATCCGTGGCACGGCCGCCGTCCGCGTCTTCACACCGACCGTCGAGGAGCACGGCTGGTCCTCCAGCCACACCGTCGTCGAGGTCATCACCGACGACATGCCGTTCCTCGTCGACTCGGTGACGATGGAGCTGTCGCGGCAGGGTCGGGGCATCCACCTGGTCATCCACCCTCAGCTCACCGTCCGCCGTGACGTCACGGGGCGGTTGCTCGAGGTGGTCGGCTCGGTCGGCGGCGAGCGCAGCGAGCTCCTCGCCGACGAGGCGGGGGAGCTGGTCCAGGAATCCTGGATCCACGTCGAGATCGACCGCGAGACCGAGGTCGCGGAGCTGGAGAAGATCGCCTCCAACCTCCGTCGGGTCCTCAGCGACGTGCGCGAAGCGGTGGAGGACTGGCCGAAGCTGCACGCGCGGGCGATGGAGATCGTCCACGAGCTCGAGGAGTCGCCGCCACCGCTCCCGGAGCGGGAGATCGAGGAGGCCAAGGAGCTGCTCACCTGGCTCGCGGACAACCACTTCACCTTCCTCGGCTACCGCGAGTACGTCCTCCGCACCGAAGACGACGACACCGTGCTGCGGGCCGTGCCCGGCAGCGGACTGGGCATCCTGCGGACCGACCCGCGCAGCGCGACGTCGTTCCGGCAGATGCCACCGGACGTGCGGGCCAAGGCACGCGAGAAGAAGCTGCTCATCATCACCAAGGCCAACTCGCGCGCCACCGTCCACCGCCCCGCCTACCTCGACTACATCGGCATCAAGACGTTCGGTCCCGACGGCGAGGTCGTGGGGGAGCGCCGGTTCCTCGGACTGTTCACCTCGGCCGCCTACACCCAGAGCGTCCTGCGCATCCCGGTGCTTCGCGGCAAGACGACCGAGGTCTTGGCTCGGGCGGGCTTCTCGCCCGACTCGCACGCGGGCAGAGAGCTGCTGGACATCCTCGAGACCTATCCGCGGGACGAGCTGTTCCAGGTCACGGTCGACGAACTGCTGCCGACCGTGCTGGGCATCCTGTCCCTGCAGGAGCGCCGGATGCTGCGGGTCTTCACCCGCCGCGACCCGTACGGGCGGTACGTCTCCTGCCTGGTCTACCTGCCCCGGGACAGGTTCTCCACGCAGGTTCGGCTGAGGCTCCAGGACCTGCTCCTCGAGGCCTACAACGGCGAGAGCATCGATTTCTCCCTCCGCTTCTCCGAGTCGGTCCTCGCGCGACTGCACTTCGTGGTTCGCGTCCCGCGTGGCGCCACCATCCCCGAGGTCGACGTGGCCGAGCTGGAGCGGCGGCTCGCCAGCGCCACCCGGACCTGGGTCGACGACTTCGCCGAGGCCCTCGACGACCAGGTGGGGGAGGAGGCGGCGGCTCGCCTCTTCCGCAAGTACGCCGAGGCCTTCCCCGTCGGCTACCGCGACGACTTCCCGGCCCGCACCGCCGTCGCGGACCTGCGCCGGCTCGAGGAGCTGCCGCCGACCGGCGGGTTCTCGGTGTCGCTGTACGAGCCGGTCGACGCCGCCGCCGACGAGCGGCGGTTCAAGATCTACCGGACCGGCTCGCCGCTGTCGCTGTCCGACGTCCTGCCACGGCTGTCGCGGATGGGCGTCGAGGTGGTCGACGAGCGTCCGTACCCCATCGAGGCCGCCGACGGTACTCGGGCGTGGATCTACGACTTCGGGCTCGTCTACCGCGGGCCGGTCGACGTCCCACCGTCGGCGCTGCGCGAGCTCTTCCAGGACGCCTTCACCGCCGTCTGGTCCGGACGCGCCGAGAGCGACGGCTTCAACGCGCTGGTGCTGCGCGCCGGGCTCACCTGGCGCCAGGTGAGCGTCCTGCGCGCCTACGCGAAGTACATGCGTCAGGCCGGCTCGACGTTCAGCCAGGACTACATCGAGGACGCCCTCACCGCGAACGTCGAGCTCGCCAAGCTGCTCATCGAGCTCTTCGAGACCCGCTTCGACCCTGCGCTCGAGCTCGACGCGCGGGCTCGCGAGGAGCGATCCGCGCAGGTGACCAAGCGCATCGCCGAGGCGCTGGACTCGGTCGCGAGCCTGGACCAGGACCGCATCATCCGGTCGTTCCTCACGCTGATCACCACGACGACCCGCACGAACTACTACCAGCGCGACGCCGACGGAGAGCCCAAGAGCTACCTGTCGTTCAAGTTCGATCCCCGGAACAACCCGGACCTGCCCCACCCGAGGCCCCGCTTCGAGACGTGGGTCTACTCGCCCAGGGTCGAGGGGGTGCACCTGCGCTTCGGTCCGGTGGCGCGGGGTGGGCTGCGATGGTCCGACCGACGGGAGGACTTCCGCTCCGAGGTCCTCGAGCTGGCCAAGGCACAGATGGTCAAGAACACCGTCATCGTCCCGGTCGGCGCCAAGGGCGGCTTCTTCTGCAAGGAGCTGCCCGACCCCTCCGACCGGGACGCGTGGATGGCGGAGGGGATCGCCTGCTACACGACCTTCATCCGCGGGCTGCTCGACGTCACCGACAACCTGCGGCACGGCCAGGTCATCCCGCCCCCCGATGTCGTCCGCCACGACGGCGATGACGCCTACCTGGTCGTGGCGCCGGACAAGGGCACGGCGCGCTTCTCCGACGTCGCCAACGAGGTCGCGAAGTCCTACGACTTCTGGCTCGGCGATGCCTTCGCCTCGGGTGGCTCCACCGGCTACGACCACAAGGCGATGGGCATCACCGCCAAGGGCGCGTGGGTGTCGGTCCAGCGGCACTTCCGCGAGATGGGCCGCGACTGCCAGAACGAGGACTTCACCTGCGTGGGCATCGGCGACATGTCAGGCGATGTCTTCGGCAACGGCATGTTGTGCTCCCGGCACATTCGCCTCGTGGCCGCCTTCGACCACCGGCACATCTTCCTCGATCCGAACCCGGACCCGGAGGCGTCGTACGAAGAACGCCGCCGACTCTTCGAGCTGCCACGGTCGAGCTGGGACGACTATCGCCGGGACCTGATCTCGGAAGGCGGCGGGGTCTACCCGCGGACGGCGAAGTCGATTCCGGTGACCCCGCAGGTCCGCGCCGCCCTGGGCATCGCGGGGGACGTCACGTCGATGACCCCCCACGAGATGATCCGCGCGATCCTCACCGCGCCCGTCGACCTGCTGTGGAACGGCGGGATCGGCACCTACGTCAAGGCCAGCTCCGAGTCGCACGCCGACGTCGGTGACAAGGCCAACGACGCGGTTCGGGTCAACGGCATCGACCTGCGGGCCGCGTGCGTCGGCGAGGGCGGCAACCTCGGCTTCACCCAGCTGGGCCGGATCGAGTACGCCAGCAACGGTGGGCGGATCAACACCGACTTCATCGACAACTCGGCGGGCGTCGACACCTCCGACCACGAGGTCAACATCAAGATCCTGCTCGACGAGCTGATCCGCGACGGCGAGCTCACCGTCAAGCAGCGCAATGACCTGTTGGCACAGATGACCGACGAGGTGGCGGCGCTCGTCCTCAACGACAACTACCAACGCAACGTCGCCCTGCAGAACGCCGCCGCGGTCGCGCCGAACATGCTGCAGGTGCACGCCGACTGGATACGTCGTCTCGAGAAGAGGGGTGTGCTCGACCGGGAGCTGGCCGGTCTCCCGAGCGCCAAGCAGCTCAGGGAGCGGCAGGCGCAGGGCCGTGGGCTCACCACTCCCGAGCTGGCCACCCTCATGTCCTACACCACGATCGCGCTGGCCGACGAGCTCCTCGAGTCCACGCTGCCGGACGACCCGTACCTGCGCGCCGAGCTCGAGGCATACTTCCCCACCCCCATCCGGGAGCGGTTCGGGCACCGTCTCGACGGCCATCCGCTGCGGCGCGAGATCATCGTGACCCAGGTGGTGAACCGGCTGGTCAACGTGGCCGGTATAACGTTCTACCCGAGGCTCTCGCTCGAGACCGGCGCGCCGGCGGAGACCCTCACCCGCGCCCACGTGGCGGCGAGGGAGATCTTCGGCGTCGACGAGATCCTGCGCGACATCGAGCGGCTCGACAACAAGGTTGACGCCGGGGTGCAGGTCCGGATGCGTCTGGAGGCCCGGACGATCGCGGAGCGCGCGAGTCGCTGGCTGGTCCAGAACCGCCGCCCACCGCTGGACATCGCCGGGTGCGTCGAGTACTTCACCGACCCCGTGCGGCGACTGACCGCGGTCCTGCCGGAGGTGCTCACCGGACGCGAGCGGACGCTGTTCGAGGGTCGCCGCGACGCCCTGCTCGCCTCGGGCGTCCCGAAGGATCTCGCGGTGCGTGTCGCGGTGTTGCCGCCCGCGTACGCCGGGCTCGGCATCGTCGAGGTGGCGAACCGGACCGGAGCGGACGTGGTGGAGGTGGCCCGGGTCCACTTCACCCTCGGTGAGCGCCTCCAGCTCGGCCGCCTGCTGGAGCGCATCCTGGCCCTGCCGCGCCACGACCGGTGGCAGGCCACCGCCCGGGCCGCGCTACGTGACGACTTCCACAGCGTGCACGCTCAGCTCACGCTGAATGCGCTGGCGGTGAGCTCGACCAACGCCACGGCCGAGGAACGAGTGGCCGCGTGGGAGGAGCGGAACGCCGCGCTGGTCGCGCGTACCCGATCCACGTTGGCGGAGATCGTGGAGAGCGACGTCGCGGACCTCGCCCGGCTGTCCGTGGCGCTCCGCGTCGTCCGACGCCTGCTGCCGACCGCGACGTGA
- a CDS encoding CpaF family protein → MTAVDIIDAEVRDAIRREGIDPLKEQNAVRRIIEQAIQRYDERSLVATLPPLGDPREVAQEIFNSVAGFGPLQKYLDDPTVEEIWINEPSKVFVARNGRSELTTTVLTDDEVRDLVERMLKTTGRRIDFSTPFVDAMLPDGSRLHVVIPDITRTHWAVNIRKFVVRASHLEDLVALGTLTAQAAHFLEACVVAGLNILVAGGTQAGKTTLLNCLAAAIPPRERIISCEEVFELKIPLPDWVPMQTRQSNLEGTGEIRLRHLVKEALRMRPSRIIVGEVRAEECLDLLIALNSGLPGMCTIHANSAREAITKMCTLPLLAGENIGSRFVVPTVAGAVDIVVHTALMENGRRRVREIAAVPGRVEGDIIELETIFHLRGDRLVRGDGYPPHPDRFERIGYDLSRLLAPRFEGVA, encoded by the coding sequence ATGACAGCGGTCGACATCATCGACGCCGAGGTTCGGGACGCGATCCGGCGGGAGGGCATCGATCCACTCAAGGAGCAGAACGCCGTCCGGCGCATCATCGAGCAGGCGATCCAGCGCTACGACGAGCGTTCGCTGGTCGCCACGCTGCCACCGCTCGGCGATCCCCGCGAGGTGGCGCAGGAGATCTTCAACTCGGTCGCCGGGTTCGGCCCGCTGCAGAAGTACCTCGACGACCCGACGGTCGAGGAGATCTGGATCAACGAGCCGTCGAAGGTCTTCGTCGCCCGCAACGGTCGCAGTGAGCTCACCACCACCGTTCTCACCGACGACGAGGTCCGTGACCTGGTGGAGCGCATGCTCAAGACCACGGGGCGGCGGATCGACTTCTCGACGCCGTTCGTGGACGCGATGCTGCCCGACGGGAGTCGGCTTCACGTCGTCATCCCCGACATCACGCGGACGCACTGGGCGGTCAACATCCGGAAGTTCGTGGTCCGCGCGAGCCACCTGGAGGACCTCGTGGCCTTGGGCACCCTCACTGCCCAGGCCGCGCACTTCCTCGAAGCCTGCGTCGTCGCGGGACTCAACATCCTCGTCGCCGGCGGCACCCAGGCGGGCAAGACGACGCTCCTCAACTGTCTCGCCGCGGCGATCCCGCCCAGGGAGCGGATCATCAGCTGTGAGGAGGTCTTCGAGCTGAAGATCCCGCTGCCCGACTGGGTTCCCATGCAGACTCGTCAGTCCAACCTGGAGGGCACCGGCGAGATCCGGCTCCGCCACCTGGTGAAGGAAGCGCTCCGAATGCGGCCGAGCCGCATCATCGTCGGCGAGGTCCGTGCCGAGGAGTGCTTGGACCTGCTCATCGCCCTCAACTCCGGGCTGCCCGGCATGTGCACCATCCACGCCAACTCCGCCCGCGAGGCCATCACGAAGATGTGCACGCTGCCGCTGCTCGCAGGTGAGAACATCGGCTCGCGGTTCGTCGTTCCGACCGTGGCCGGCGCGGTCGACATCGTCGTCCACACCGCCCTGATGGAGAACGGGCGGCGGCGTGTCCGCGAGATCGCCGCGGTCCCCGGGCGGGTCGAGGGCGACATCATCGAGCTGGAGACGATCTTCCACCTTCGCGGTGACCGGTTGGTGCGGGGCGACGGGTACCCGCCGCACCCGGACCGCTTCGAGCGCATCGGCTACGACCTGTCGCGTCTGCTCGCGCCACGCTTCGAGGGAGTCGCCTGA
- a CDS encoding type II secretion system F family protein — MGILLGLMFGLGLVLIIHSFLKPSTTKAPSGPSLYERLDDLLAQAGIEAVTPGQLLSVCVGVGTFVFLVMFVVSGAAPVALAFGVIAGYGPLSLVRYRARSRRQELRELWPDVVDNLASSVRAGLSLPEALSQIAVRGPQPLRRPFQRFAEDYRATGRFNECLDQLKRNLADPVGDRIVESLRIAREVGGSDLGRLLRTLSSFLREDVRTRAELQARQSWTVNAARLAVAAPWLVLGFMSFQREIIARYNSALGFAVLVTGAVVCVIAYRLMLRIGRLPEEERVLR; from the coding sequence ATGGGCATCCTGCTCGGTCTCATGTTCGGCCTCGGGCTGGTTCTGATCATTCACTCCTTCCTGAAGCCGAGCACGACGAAGGCGCCGTCCGGACCGTCTCTGTACGAACGCCTGGACGACCTGCTCGCCCAGGCCGGTATCGAGGCGGTGACGCCGGGCCAGCTGCTCAGCGTCTGCGTGGGCGTCGGCACGTTCGTCTTCCTCGTCATGTTCGTGGTGTCCGGTGCCGCGCCTGTGGCCTTGGCTTTCGGTGTCATCGCCGGATACGGCCCGCTCTCGTTGGTGCGCTACCGCGCCCGGTCTCGCCGGCAGGAGCTGCGGGAGCTGTGGCCCGACGTCGTTGACAACCTCGCCTCGAGCGTGCGTGCCGGTCTGTCGCTACCTGAGGCGCTGTCGCAGATCGCGGTGCGGGGTCCGCAACCACTGCGGCGGCCCTTCCAGCGGTTCGCCGAGGACTACCGAGCGACGGGGCGGTTCAACGAGTGCCTCGACCAGCTCAAGCGCAACCTCGCCGACCCGGTTGGAGACCGCATCGTGGAGTCGCTGCGGATCGCGCGCGAGGTCGGTGGGAGCGACCTCGGGCGGCTGCTGCGCACGCTGTCGTCGTTCCTGCGGGAGGACGTGCGGACGAGGGCCGAGCTGCAGGCTCGTCAGTCCTGGACCGTCAACGCCGCCCGGCTGGCGGTCGCGGCGCCCTGGTTGGTGCTGGGGTTCATGTCATTCCAGCGCGAGATCATCGCGCGGTACAACAGCGCCCTGGGCTTCGCCGTCCTGGTCACCGGTGCCGTGGTGTGTGTGATCGCCTACCGCCTCATGCTGCGGATCGGGCGGCTGCCGGAGGAGGAGCGGGTGCTGCGATGA
- a CDS encoding type II secretion system F family protein yields MTFSWYGALLGLGVGLGLLLTIFRLPPMRRPSLDSRLGPYVRDAVGPSAYDISDRTFTPFPTLERLLRPYFRTGARALERMLGSGSVVRRRLQQAGSDMTVEEFRVEQLIWGAMGFAGALAFSLLLLVARGTNPVPLLILCVCAFVIGVLLRDRRLVEQVKKREARMLAEFPTVADMLALSVAAGEGPVAALERVAKVSKGELAREFQYALAQARTGVSLIQALESVGDRTNISILARFVDGIAIAVERGTPLADVLRAQAADVREAGKRQLIEAGGRKEIGMMVPIVFLVLPVTVLFAFFPGAIGLQMVSP; encoded by the coding sequence ATGACGTTCAGCTGGTACGGCGCCCTGCTCGGCCTCGGGGTCGGGCTTGGACTGCTCCTCACCATCTTCAGGCTGCCCCCGATGCGGCGGCCGTCGTTGGACAGCCGATTGGGTCCCTACGTGCGGGACGCGGTCGGGCCGTCGGCCTACGACATCTCCGACCGAACGTTCACTCCGTTCCCCACGCTGGAACGGCTGCTGCGACCGTACTTCCGGACCGGGGCTCGCGCGCTGGAGCGCATGCTCGGCAGCGGGTCGGTCGTCCGTCGACGGCTGCAGCAGGCGGGGAGCGACATGACCGTCGAGGAGTTCCGGGTCGAGCAGCTGATCTGGGGCGCCATGGGCTTCGCCGGTGCGCTCGCCTTCTCACTCTTGCTGCTCGTCGCCCGGGGCACCAACCCGGTCCCGCTGCTCATCTTGTGTGTCTGCGCGTTCGTCATCGGCGTCCTGCTGCGTGACCGGCGGCTCGTGGAGCAGGTGAAGAAGCGCGAGGCACGCATGCTCGCGGAGTTCCCGACGGTCGCCGACATGCTCGCGTTGTCGGTGGCGGCAGGCGAGGGGCCGGTCGCGGCGCTCGAACGGGTCGCCAAGGTGAGCAAGGGGGAGCTGGCCCGAGAGTTCCAGTACGCGCTCGCCCAGGCTCGCACGGGCGTCTCGCTCATCCAGGCCCTCGAGAGCGTGGGTGACCGGACGAACATCTCCATCCTCGCTCGGTTCGTCGACGGCATCGCGATCGCCGTGGAACGGGGAACTCCACTCGCCGACGTGCTCCGGGCGCAGGCGGCCGACGTGCGCGAGGCCGGCAAGCGGCAGCTCATCGAGGCCGGCGGCCGCAAGGAGATCGGCATGATGGTGCCGATCGTCTTCCTCGTCCTGCCGGTCACGGTGCTGTTCGCGTTCTTCCCCGGTGCTATCGGATTGCAGATGGTTTCCCCCTGA
- a CDS encoding TadE/TadG family type IV pilus assembly protein: MPRRRGDARSSERGASVVEFVLVMVVLLPLFLGVLQLGLFLHVRNTLVACAHEGARQAANYDGTAAEGVAVTQNCIAGALSPNLARGVSASMTSVSGQPVVAMRVRARMPALGLWGPSFAFTVSGHAVKEPTP; encoded by the coding sequence ATGCCGCGCCGGCGTGGCGACGCGCGCTCCAGCGAACGCGGCGCGTCCGTGGTGGAGTTCGTCTTGGTGATGGTGGTGCTCCTGCCGCTGTTCCTCGGCGTGCTCCAGCTCGGGTTGTTCCTCCATGTCCGCAACACGCTCGTGGCGTGCGCGCACGAGGGCGCCCGACAGGCCGCCAACTACGACGGGACAGCGGCGGAGGGCGTGGCCGTCACCCAGAACTGCATCGCGGGCGCGTTGTCTCCGAACCTGGCCCGTGGCGTGTCGGCCTCCATGACGAGCGTCAGCGGCCAGCCGGTGGTCGCCATGCGGGTCAGAGCCCGGATGCCGGCGCTCGGCCTGTGGGGACCGTCGTTCGCCTTCACGGTGTCCGGGCACGCGGTGAAGGAGCCGACGCCATGA
- a CDS encoding TadE/TadG family type IV pilus assembly protein has protein sequence MRDRLREERGNAIVEFCFLGILFLVPLVYVMLAVFDVQRAAYGVSAAARDAGRAFVLAGNVSEAHARARQAAELAMADQGLELGDGISIRCLDGGCLQAGSSVEVTVRYTVPLPFVPDALGGPLASIPVSSTHRTPYGEYRQSRG, from the coding sequence GTGCGAGACCGTCTGCGCGAGGAGCGCGGCAACGCCATCGTGGAGTTCTGCTTCCTCGGGATCCTGTTCCTCGTCCCGCTGGTGTACGTCATGCTGGCGGTGTTCGACGTCCAGCGGGCCGCCTACGGGGTCTCGGCCGCCGCTCGTGACGCTGGCCGAGCGTTCGTCCTGGCCGGCAACGTGAGCGAGGCGCACGCACGGGCCCGGCAGGCAGCGGAGCTGGCGATGGCCGACCAAGGGCTCGAGCTCGGCGACGGCATCAGCATCCGCTGCCTGGACGGTGGCTGTCTACAGGCTGGCTCGTCGGTCGAGGTCACCGTGCGCTACACCGTGCCGCTGCCGTTCGTGCCCGACGCGTTGGGCGGCCCGCTCGCCTCGATCCCGGTGAGCAGCACCCACCGCACGCCGTACGGCGAGTACCGCCAGTCCAGGGGGTGA
- a CDS encoding pilus assembly protein TadG-related protein: MLPMIIGFGIIVILLCAVVFDASQAFVYRRGLHAIADGAALAATNGIDKSAIYEGGLGDKVILSRELAQQEVDRYLAAGNYQSLDCAVTGLTAARVTVTCEGRVTLPIANAVSRNRATIDITVEASAETFATVP; the protein is encoded by the coding sequence ATGCTGCCGATGATCATCGGCTTCGGGATCATCGTCATCCTGCTGTGCGCGGTGGTGTTCGACGCCTCGCAGGCCTTCGTCTACCGACGCGGGCTCCACGCCATCGCCGACGGCGCGGCGTTGGCCGCCACGAACGGCATCGACAAGAGCGCCATCTACGAGGGCGGCCTCGGTGACAAGGTGATCTTGAGCCGGGAGCTCGCCCAGCAGGAGGTCGACCGGTACCTCGCGGCGGGCAACTACCAGTCCCTGGACTGCGCCGTCACCGGGCTGACCGCGGCTCGGGTGACCGTGACCTGCGAGGGCAGGGTCACTCTCCCGATCGCCAACGCGGTCTCCCGCAACCGCGCGACCATCGACATCACGGTCGAGGCGTCCGCCGAGACGTTCGCGACGGTGCCTTGA